Proteins encoded by one window of Mesorhizobium sp. INR15:
- a CDS encoding cob(I)yrinic acid a,c-diamide adenosyltransferase translates to MVKINKIYTRTGDDGTTGLGTGERRLKSDLRVDAYGTVDEANACIGMARVHTETAHPAIDAMLARIQNDLFDLGADLAVPDDGKPLGYEPLRMTATQTDRVEHDIDALNKDLQPLKSFVLNGGSPAAAALHLARTVARRAERLMVALAQDASEHVNRDGLKYINRVSDFLFVAARAVNDNGNADVLWVPGKNR, encoded by the coding sequence ATGGTCAAGATCAACAAGATCTACACGCGTACCGGCGACGACGGCACCACCGGCCTCGGCACCGGCGAACGGCGGCTGAAATCCGACCTGAGGGTCGACGCTTACGGTACCGTCGACGAAGCCAATGCCTGCATCGGCATGGCGCGCGTTCACACCGAAACGGCTCATCCGGCGATCGACGCCATGCTCGCCCGCATCCAGAACGATCTCTTCGACCTCGGCGCCGATCTGGCCGTGCCGGACGACGGCAAGCCGCTCGGCTATGAGCCGCTGCGCATGACGGCCACGCAGACCGATCGCGTCGAGCACGATATCGATGCCCTCAACAAGGATCTGCAGCCGCTCAAGTCCTTTGTGCTGAACGGCGGCTCGCCGGCGGCGGCGGCACTGCACCTCGCCCGCACCGTGGCGCGGCGGGCCGAACGGCTGATGGTTGCCCTGGCGCAGGATGCAAGCGAACACGTCAACCGCGACGGGCTGAAATACATCAACCGGGTGTCCGATTTCCTGTTTGTCGCGGCGCGGGCGGTCAATGACAACGGAAACGCCGACGTGTTATGGGTTCCCGGCAAGAACCGCTGA
- a CDS encoding twin transmembrane helix small protein, whose product MATVFNILAVLVMVAVVIVLIRGLINMMRGGSGVTSNKLMQARVLLQFLALVLILAAVYFTRK is encoded by the coding sequence ATGGCAACCGTCTTCAACATCCTCGCCGTCCTGGTCATGGTCGCCGTGGTGATCGTGCTGATCCGAGGCCTCATCAACATGATGCGCGGCGGCTCCGGCGTGACCTCCAACAAGCTGATGCAGGCCCGCGTCCTGTTGCAATTCCTGGCCTTGGTGCTGATCCTGGCCGCCGTGTATTTCACCCGCAAGTAA
- a CDS encoding SDR family oxidoreductase: MATLGQTTNSPAQELRTVIVTGASSGIGAYCARALKTEGWRVFATARKPGDIAALETDGIETFYLDYTEPHSIETLMVSVLQRTDGRLDALFNNGAYAQPGAVEDLPVAALRQQFEANLFGWHDLTRRVVPVMRRQGHGRIIHCSSILGLTPVRFRGAYSASKHALEGLMLCLHQELLGSGIHVSLIEPGPVTSKIASNALPWFLEKIDHENSVHRLEYEAQLQRMHAGGSKSWLKPGPEAVHAVLRHALLSRRPRPHYVVTVPAKVGAMLKRILPASMLYRFLAKRA, translated from the coding sequence ATGGCAACCCTTGGTCAAACCACGAATTCTCCAGCGCAAGAGTTGCGCACCGTCATTGTCACCGGCGCATCCTCCGGCATAGGCGCCTATTGTGCCCGGGCGCTCAAAACGGAAGGCTGGCGTGTCTTCGCCACGGCGCGAAAGCCTGGGGATATCGCCGCGCTTGAAACCGATGGCATCGAGACCTTCTACCTCGACTACACCGAACCTCACTCCATCGAGACGCTAATGGTATCCGTGCTCCAGCGGACCGATGGCCGGCTCGACGCCCTGTTCAACAACGGCGCTTATGCGCAGCCAGGTGCCGTCGAGGACTTGCCGGTGGCGGCGCTAAGGCAGCAATTCGAGGCGAACCTCTTCGGCTGGCATGACCTGACCCGTCGTGTCGTGCCGGTAATGCGCCGCCAGGGGCACGGCCGTATCATCCACTGCTCGTCAATCCTCGGCCTGACTCCGGTGCGTTTTCGCGGCGCCTATTCAGCATCGAAACACGCGCTGGAGGGCTTGATGCTGTGCTTGCATCAGGAACTTCTGGGCAGCGGCATCCATGTGTCGCTGATCGAGCCGGGGCCGGTGACATCGAAGATAGCCAGCAATGCGCTGCCCTGGTTCCTGGAGAAGATCGATCATGAGAATTCCGTCCACCGCCTCGAATACGAGGCGCAACTGCAAAGGATGCATGCGGGCGGCAGCAAATCATGGCTGAAACCGGGGCCGGAAGCGGTTCATGCTGTCTTGCGCCATGCACTTCTGTCGCGGCGCCCGCGCCCCCACTATGTGGTAACAGTGCCGGCTAAGGTCGGTGCGATGCTCAAACGCATTTTGCCAGCATCGATGCTCTACCGCTTCCTTGCCAAACGCGCCTGA